One window of the Populus trichocarpa isolate Nisqually-1 chromosome 9, P.trichocarpa_v4.1, whole genome shotgun sequence genome contains the following:
- the LOC18109105 gene encoding probable phytol kinase 3, chloroplastic isoform X7 — translation MWTGSNPVVSDLCSAVVSAVVIFAFLQLWKETAKHGLDQKLNRKLVHISIGLVFMLCWPIFSSGRRGALFAAFTPGVNIIQILLIGSGMWKDEATVKSMSRFGDRRELLKGPLYYALTITGACAIYWRTSPVAIAAICNLCAGDGMADIVGRRFGRQKIPYNKNKSIAGSVAMALSGFVASVGFMYYFASFGYVQKSWEMLLGFLVVSLASAFVESLPISTELDDNLTVTLTSILLGNLVF, via the exons ATGTGGACCGGTAGTAACCCAGTTGTCTCCGATCTTTGCTCGGCTGTTGTGTCGGCTGTTGTTATTTTCGCGTTTCTGCAACTATGGAAAGAAACCGCAAAACATGGGCTTgaccag aaACTGAATAGGAAGCTCGTGCATATAAGCATCGGGTTAGTTTTTATGCTGTGTTGGCCGATTTTCAG TTCTGGGCGTCGGGGAGCACTTTTTGCAGCTTTTACACCTGGTGTTAACATAATACAAATTCTTCTTATTGGATCTGGAATGTGGAAAGATGAAGCTACGGTGAAATCAATGAGCAGATTTGGAGACCGCAG GGAACTTCTTAAAGGACCGCTGTACTATGCCTTGACAATTACTGGGGCTTGTGCTATCTATTGGAGGACTTCCCCGGTTGCAATTGCAGCAATATGCAACCTGTGTGCTGGAGatg gGATGGCAGACATTGTGGGAAGGCGCTTTGGAAGGCAGAAAATCCCATACAACAAAAACAAGTCTATAGCTGGTAGTGTTGCAATGGCCCTGTCTGGTTTCGTGGCTTCTGTTGG GTTTATGTATTATTTCGCCTCGTTCGGATATGTTCAGAAAAGCTGGGAGATGTTATTAGGTTTCTTGGTTGTCTCTCTTGCCTCGGCTTTTGTGGAATCACTCCCCATAAGTACAGAGCTTGATGATAACCTAACAGTTACCCTAACTTCTATATTGTTGGGGAACCTTGTTTTCTGA
- the LOC18109105 gene encoding farnesol kinase, chloroplastic isoform X12 — MGLTSSGRRGALFAAFTPGVNIIQILLIGSGMWKDEATVKSMSRFGDRRELLKGPLYYALTITGACAIYWRTSPVAIAAICNLCAGDGMADIVGRRFGRQKIPYNKNKSIAGSVAMALSGFVASVGFMYYFASFGYVQKSWEMLLGFLVVSLASAFVESLPISTELDDNLTVTLTSILLGNLVF, encoded by the exons ATGGGCTTgaccag TTCTGGGCGTCGGGGAGCACTTTTTGCAGCTTTTACACCTGGTGTTAACATAATACAAATTCTTCTTATTGGATCTGGAATGTGGAAAGATGAAGCTACGGTGAAATCAATGAGCAGATTTGGAGACCGCAG GGAACTTCTTAAAGGACCGCTGTACTATGCCTTGACAATTACTGGGGCTTGTGCTATCTATTGGAGGACTTCCCCGGTTGCAATTGCAGCAATATGCAACCTGTGTGCTGGAGatg gGATGGCAGACATTGTGGGAAGGCGCTTTGGAAGGCAGAAAATCCCATACAACAAAAACAAGTCTATAGCTGGTAGTGTTGCAATGGCCCTGTCTGGTTTCGTGGCTTCTGTTGG GTTTATGTATTATTTCGCCTCGTTCGGATATGTTCAGAAAAGCTGGGAGATGTTATTAGGTTTCTTGGTTGTCTCTCTTGCCTCGGCTTTTGTGGAATCACTCCCCATAAGTACAGAGCTTGATGATAACCTAACAGTTACCCTAACTTCTATATTGTTGGGGAACCTTGTTTTCTGA
- the LOC18109105 gene encoding probable phytol kinase 3, chloroplastic isoform X8 produces MWTGSNPVVSDLCSAVVSAVVIFAFLQLWKETAKHGLDQKLNRKLVHISIGLVFMLCWPIFSSGRRGALFAAFTPGVNIIQILLIGSGMWKDEATVKSMSRFGDRRELLKGPLYYALTITGACAIYWRTSPVAIAAICNLCAGDGMADIVGRRFGRQKIPYNKNKSIAGSVAMALSGFVASVGFMYYFASFGYVQKSWEMLLGFLVVSLASAFVESLPISTELDDNLTVTLTSILLGNLVF; encoded by the exons GTAACCCAGTTGTCTCCGATCTTTGCTCGGCTGTTGTGTCGGCTGTTGTTATTTTCGCGTTTCTGCAACTATGGAAAGAAACCGCAAAACATGGGCTTgaccag aaACTGAATAGGAAGCTCGTGCATATAAGCATCGGGTTAGTTTTTATGCTGTGTTGGCCGATTTTCAG TTCTGGGCGTCGGGGAGCACTTTTTGCAGCTTTTACACCTGGTGTTAACATAATACAAATTCTTCTTATTGGATCTGGAATGTGGAAAGATGAAGCTACGGTGAAATCAATGAGCAGATTTGGAGACCGCAG GGAACTTCTTAAAGGACCGCTGTACTATGCCTTGACAATTACTGGGGCTTGTGCTATCTATTGGAGGACTTCCCCGGTTGCAATTGCAGCAATATGCAACCTGTGTGCTGGAGatg gGATGGCAGACATTGTGGGAAGGCGCTTTGGAAGGCAGAAAATCCCATACAACAAAAACAAGTCTATAGCTGGTAGTGTTGCAATGGCCCTGTCTGGTTTCGTGGCTTCTGTTGG GTTTATGTATTATTTCGCCTCGTTCGGATATGTTCAGAAAAGCTGGGAGATGTTATTAGGTTTCTTGGTTGTCTCTCTTGCCTCGGCTTTTGTGGAATCACTCCCCATAAGTACAGAGCTTGATGATAACCTAACAGTTACCCTAACTTCTATATTGTTGGGGAACCTTGTTTTCTGA